A DNA window from Naumovozyma dairenensis CBS 421 chromosome 7, complete genome contains the following coding sequences:
- the YAK1 gene encoding serine/threonine protein kinase YAK1 (similar to Saccharomyces cerevisiae YAK1 (YJL141C); ancestral locus Anc_1.207) — MESIHNGTMSSNGNAAVQITNNDNNLKNNSPFNNSIWKANYVENSQQQQQQQQQQLQSKDSLTPGGVSPARKQQGMGPPSSIPQQQQQQQQQQFSFTNPWNKNDTVLPQQTYNYAMDEDMLESFKRRKSSLVIPPSRARAPNPFEFNFQYQAFPQQSSQQGINNNSNSNPYSYQQYQQHQLYNTHQYNNPNLMAANGNNNSRFFNQQDFHRRQSVAASQFYPSTNTSNISNNTKSMMNSPNSVSMQSNNNNIHSSNTYLPTATPTNTSNNNIMVNNNNNNNNNNNNNNNNNYNPNSAITASFRRLSAYPTTGISSTIPSQQQLLRKGSILEASPSAAATAQPIVIPTMKKVNFKKDLKPIINPTPKFRRASLNSKTISPLLALTRNLITTYQLCSPDFTYKPSKNPKRVLTKPSEGKFNNGFDNVNSDYILYVNDVLGVEQNRKYLVLDILGQGTFGQVVKCQNLMTKEILAVKVIKSRSEYLNQSITEAKILELINSKIDPENKFHFLRMFDSFIHKNHLCLVFELLSNNLYELLKQNQFHGLSLPLIRLFAKQLLESLCILKDNKLIHCDLKPENILLCSPDKPSLKIIDFGSSCEETRTVYTYIQSRFYRAPEIILGIPYSTSIDMWSFGCIIAELFLGIPIFPGASEYNQLSRIIDTLGYPPNWMIDIGKNSGKFLLLNDDDPNDFKNKFRLKTIDEMNKTIMNNNDKNNVRKEEPGKQYFKWKKLPEIIKNSRIPKPIQNNPKAIEQELLNRDCLINFLKGVLNINPLERWTPQQASLHPFITQQLFTGEWFPPGSNINTVYRQHHQNQDQNQSENYVATNQEQPQMSGAPAQEQAEPMLGLSSSSSSIISHNHDNINIIDNNTQGTHSVQDGGTTSREFNKLSIEEQTLASTNL, encoded by the coding sequence ATGGAATCCATACATAATGGTACGATGTCTTCCAATGGCAATGCAGCAGTTCAAATAActaataacgataataatttgaaaaataactccccattcaataattctatTTGGAAAGCAAACTATGTCGAAAACtctcaacaacaacaacaacaacagcagcagcagtTACAATCAAAGGATTCTTTGACTCCAGGAGGTGTATCACCTGCTCGTAAGCAACAAGGAATGGGTCCACCTTCTTCAATACCtcaacagcagcaacagcaacagcaacaacaattttCATTTACAAATCCTTGGAACAAAAATGATACAGTCTTACCTCAACAAACTTATAATTATGCAATGGATGAAGATATGTTAGAATCattcaaaagaagaaaatctAGTTTAGTCATACCTCCATCAAGAGCCAGAGCACCAAATCCATTCgaatttaattttcaataccAAGCTTTCCCTCAACAATCATCTCAACAgggaataaataataatagtaatagtaatcCTTATTCATACcaacaatatcaacaaCATCAACTTTACAATACACatcaatataataatcCAAACTTAATGGCTGCTAATGGCAACAATAATTCaagatttttcaatcaGCAAGATTTCCATAGAAGACAAAGTGTTGCTGCTTCTCAATTTTATCCATCAACTAATACTTCCAATATaagtaataatactaaATCAATGATGAATTCTCCCAATTCAGTGTCAATGCAATcgaataacaataatattcataGTTCAAATACATATCTTCCAACTGCTACACCTACTAATactagtaataataatattatggtaaacaacaacaacaataataataataataataataataataataataacaactaCAATCCAAATAGTGCTATTACAGCATCTTTTAGAAGATTAAGTGCATATCCTACAACTGGtatatcatcaacaataCCTTCTCAACAGCAATTACTACGAAAAGGTTCTATACTTGAGGCATCACCATCTGCAGCAGCCACGGCACAACCAATTGTAATACCGACAATGAAAAAAGTCAACTTTAAGAAGGATTTAAAACCAATTATTAATCCAACCCCGAAATTTAGAAGAGCGTCATTGAATTCGAAAACAATTTCTCCCTTATTGGCTTTAACACGAAATTTAATCACTACCTATCAATTATGTTCCCCTGATTTTACTTATAAACCATCCAAAAACCCCAAGAGAGTCCTTACAAAACCAAGTGAGggaaaatttaataacgGATTCGATAATGTTAATAGTGATTATATCCTTTACGTAAATGATGTACTAGGTGTGGAACAAAATAGGAAATATTTAGTTTTGGATATATTAGGTCAAGGTACTTTTGGTCAAGTGGTGAAATGtcaaaatttaatgacGAAGGAAATATTAGCTGTTAAAGTCATTAAATCAAGAtcagaatatttaaatcaaaGTATTACTGAAGCCAAAATTttagaattaattaattcaaaaattgatcctgaaaataaatttcatttcttaaGAATGTTTGATTCATTTATTCataaaaatcatttatGTCTTGTTTTCGAATTATTGagtaataatttatatgaattattgaaacaaaatcaatTCCATGGATTATCATTACCATTAATTAGACTTTTCGCGaaacaattattagaatcattatgcatattgaaagataataaattaattcattGTGATTTAAAAccagaaaatattttacttTGTTCTCCAGATAAACcttctttgaaaattattgatttcGGTTCATCATGtgaagaaacaagaacTGTATACACTTATATTCAATCAAGATTTTATCGTGCTCCAGAAATAATCTTGGGAATTCCATACTCGACAAGTATTGATATGTGGTCATTTGGTTGTATTATTGCTGAATTATTCTTGGGGATCCCAATTTTCCCAGGTGCTTCTGAATATAATCAATTATCAAGGATTATCGACACGTTAGGATATCCACCAAATTGGATGATTGACATTGGGAAAAATTCAGGGAAATTCCTGTTGttgaatgatgatgatccGAATGATTTTAAGAATAAATTTAGATTAAAGACAATTGATGAGATGAACAAAACTattatgaataataatgataaaaataatgtacGTAAAGAGGAACCAGGAAaacaatatttcaaatggaaaaaattaccagaaataataaaaaattcaagaataCCTAAAccaattcaaaataatccAAAGGCAATTGAACAAGAATTACTTAATCGTGATTGcttaattaatttcttgaagGGCGTCTTAAATATAAATCCATTGGAAAGATGGACTCCACAACAAGCTTCGTTGCATCCATTTATTACTCAGCAACTATTCACTGGTGAATGGTTCCCACCGGgatcaaatataaatactGTATACCGTCAACATCATCAGAATCAGGATCAGAATCAAAGTGAAAATTACGTAGCAACTAATCAAGAACAACCACAAATGTCGGGCGCACCCGCACAAGAACAAGCTGAACCAATGCTAGGACTATCgtcatcatcctcatcgATTATTTCTCATAACcatgataatattaatattattgataataatactcAGGGAACCCATTCAGTACAAGATGGTGGTACAACATCAAGGGAATTTAACAAACTATCTATCGAAGAACAAACTCTAGCAAGTACGAACTTATAG
- the TIM17 gene encoding protein transporter TIM17 (similar to Saccharomyces cerevisiae TIM17 (YJL143W); ancestral locus Anc_1.206) has protein sequence MSADHSRDPCPIVILNDFGGAFAMGAIGGVIWHGIKGFRNSPIGERRLGSMNAIKARAPVLGGNFGVWGGLFSTFDCGVKAVRKREDPWNAIIAGFFTGGALAIRGGWKHTRNSAITCACLLGVIEGVGLMFQRYAAWQAKPMAPPLPETSAQPLQA, from the coding sequence ATGTCTGCTGATCATTCAAGAGATCCATGTCCTATAGTcatattaaatgattttgGTGGTGCATTTGCCATGGGTGCCATCGGTGGTGTCATATGGCATGGAATTAAAGGTTTTAGAAATTCCCCCATCGGAGAACGTCGTCTTGGTTCCATGAATGCGATTAAAGCTAGAGCACCTGTACTTGGTGGTAATTTCGGTGTTTGGGGTGGTCTTTTCTCTACTTTTGATTGTGGTGTTAAAGCTGTAAGGAAAAGAGAAGATCCTTGGAACGCTATCATTGCTGGGTTTTTTACAGGTGGTGCATTAGCCATTAGAGGTGGTTGGAAACATACAAGAAATAGTGCTATCACTTGCGCTTGTTTATTGGGTGTCATTGAAGGTGTAGGTTTGATGTTCCAAAGATATGCTGCTTGGCAAGCAAAACCAATGGCTCCACCATTACCAGAAACTTCAGCACAACCATTACAAGCATGA
- the SFH5 gene encoding Sfh5p (similar to Saccharomyces cerevisiae SFH5 (YJL145W); ancestral locus Anc_1.205) yields the protein MNFNNDAEKSTFDKIVNELPNIIKTKCNNYDELYGHRLIKDQDDEDSIRNQYYNESIAHALIYKLCKAYQFQYHEIVKHIIAILKWRHDFNPLSAAFKEVHDPELQHVGILTRYLEGKNDGNKKVVTWNLYGQLVKKKHVFKDISKFLRYRVGLMERGLKLLDFNNENNCYMTQVHDYKGVSMWKMDPEIKKCTKLTIRTFQNYYPELLYAKYFVNVPKVLSWVYDLVKTFVDERTRRKFVVLNDGTKLGEYLPECPSLEYGGQDKKRTLMEQNVKVVTPTPYGLFLLEQQNKEDID from the coding sequence ATGAactttaataatgatgctGAGAAATCCACTTTTGACAAAATTGTCAACGAACTACCTAATATAATCAAGACTAAATGTAACaattatgatgaattatatgGTCACCGACTAATAAAGGAccaagatgatgaagattcGATACGGAATCAATATTACAATGAATCTATAGCTCATGCAttaatttataaattatgTAAAGcttatcaatttcaatatcatgAAATTGTTAAACATATCATAGCCATTCTTAAATGGAGACATGATTTCAATCCATTAAGTGCTGCATTTAAAGAAGTTCATGATCCTGAATTACAACATGTTGGAATCTTAACACGTTATCTTGAAGGCAAGAATGATGGTAATAAAAAAGTCGTTACATGGAATCTTTATGGTCAATTAgtgaaaaagaaacatgtatttaaagatattagTAAATTTTTAAGATATAGAGTTGGTCTTATGGAACGTGgattaaaattattagattttAATAACGAAAATAATTGTTATATGACTCAAGTTCATGATTATAAAGGTGTCTCCATGTGGAAAATGGATCctgaaattaaaaaatgtaCTAAATTGACCATAAGaactttccaaaattattatccagaattattatatgcTAAGTATTTTGTTAATGTTCCCAAAGTATTGAGTTGGGTTTATGATTTAGTCAAGACATTTGTGGATGAAAGAACGAGAAGGAAATTCGTTGTATTGAATGATGGAACGAAATTGGGGGAATATTTACCTGAGTGTCCTTCACTAGAATATGGTGGTCAAGATAAGAAACGTACATTAATGGAGCAAAATGTAAAAGTAGTGACACCTACACCGTATGGATTGTTTCTATTAGAGcaacaaaacaaagaaGATATAGACTAG
- the DAS1 gene encoding SCF ubiquitin ligase complex subunit DAS1 (similar to Saccharomyces cerevisiae YJL149W; ancestral locus Anc_1.198), with product MESPIITTRPDLWSQNTPASSNINPVMGNSSITSSSNIFPLHKLPDELVYEIFSHLPQEDRLNLTLLNKKYYHIAIQLLYKRMYLNDSNVIKSDFMNLAINWTLLKIPSYLVEEVSRKIANLKLTKLIRTLESNKEILNSIEWIRINWDLNSTFTKKILKLLCDGGKSLKRLENVTDPNCNDIIALGKESKSNLISFDMAPPNSLPELNVSDDYLPNLAKYMKQRISTNLSYMTLFIDPIVLFNNLYPLKNKLQIIDLKLHWRREFYDFIKFTKSSISSHTFEMNQNRKKLTKLSDIFDIRSLKTLTIISWNESLLQREIEMLKEFKEFIYLQDLSLISIKQDIPILVELFKNLTNLKRLKMDFLEDYIPEPTNSQIFLSILLNCKKLQFIDLRFENIDLPIINISDELLESESSTDSNNSSMSNNVNKFKLIQKCHCHDCNKVFDNILREKIFKFEEDYQLHDINDIATKDIFKMMRYLSLLPYSKACDNYPSVRTQPMNLEQFVIKMNDNLLAYRKSRSQLVPYQNITSVITPPANNNNNTNIQDYNTNNNNNNNYNNNDQSSSLFSNNPPIYADEYDDEDVDMLRDEYETEQDYEYAYEEQHIREHENTNENTNEVDQMVNGNDRYLQLNPTITSSSTVSLSSTTSQQRRNQELLTLPHDPLTESDVIDCYHALIHHYRKTYLTFLRGFPNLRFLMLNDIPMVSIEKGENNEKILEPVFYHGDFKSNLFGWSDKSNNNKNKKKNLANTNNANTRAKKAIVS from the coding sequence ATGGAATCTCCTATAATAACAACACGGCCTGATTTATGGTCTCAAAATACACCAGCAAGTTCTAACATTAACCCTGTCATGGGAAATTCATCCATAACATCCTCTTCCAACATTTTCCCATTACATAAATTACCTGATGAATTAGTTTATGAAATTTTCTCTCATTTACCACAAGAAGATAGATTAAATCTTACTttattaaacaaaaaatattatcacaTTGCCATACAACTATTATACAAAAGAATGTATCTAAACGATTCAAACGTTATCAAGAGTGATTTCATGAATTTAGCAATAAATTGGACCCTATTAAAGATACCTTCATACTTGGTAGAAGAAGTATCAAGGAAAATTgcaaatttgaaattaacAAAATTAATTAGAACATTAGAATcaaacaaagaaattttaaattcaatagaATGGATAAGAATTAATTGGGATTTAAATTCTacttttacaaaaaaaattttaaaactTCTTTGTGATGGTGGgaaatcattgaaaagattGGAGAATGTCACTGATCCAAATTGTAATGACATTATTGCTCTCGGAAAGGAAAGtaaatcaaatttaattaGTTTTGATATGGCACCTCCTAATAGTTTACCAGAATTAAATGTCTCAGATGATTATTTACCAAATTTGGCAAAATATATGAAACAAAGAATCTCAACGAATTTATCTTATATGACTCTGTTCATTGATCCTATTGTGttgtttaataatttatatcCTTTGAAGAATAAATTGCAAATTATTGACTTGAAATTACATTGGAGAAGAGAATTTtatgattttattaaatttactAAATCATCCATATCATCACATACCTTTGAAATGAATCAGAACcgaaaaaaattaacaaaATTGTCTGATATTTTCGATATAAGATCATTGAAAACATTAACAATCATATCATGGAATGAATCTCTTTTACAaagagaaattgaaatgttaaaagaatttaaagaatttatttatctacaagatttatcattgatttcaataaaaCAAGATATCCCAATATTAGtggaattatttaaaaatttaactaatttgaaaagattgaaaatggATTTTCTGGAAGATTATATCCCTGAACCAACAAACTCTCAAatctttctttcaatacTATTAAATTgtaaaaaattacaatttaTAGATttaagatttgaaaatattgatttacctataataaatattagTGATGAATTGTTGGAATCAGAATCATCAACGGATTCTAACAATTCAAGCATGAGTAACAACGTaaacaaatttaaattaattcaaaaatGTCATTGTCATGATTGTAATAAAGTTTTCGATAACATATTAAGAgaaaaaatctttaaattcgAAGAAGATTATCAATTACATGATATAAATGATATAGCAACAAAggatattttcaaaatgatgagatatttatcattattaccATATTCAAAAGCATGTGATAATTATCCAAGTGTTAGAACTCAACCAATGAATTTGGAACAATTTGTTATCAAAatgaatgataatttattggCTTATAGAAAATCTCGTTCTCAATTAGTTCCATACCAAAATATTACATCCGTAATTACTCCTCCtgctaataataataacaatactaatattcaagattataatactaataataataataacaacaattacaataataacgaccaatcttcttcattattttccaataatCCACCAATATACGCCgatgaatatgatgatgaagatgttGATATGTTAAGAGATGAATATGAAACTGAACAAGATTATGAATACGCTTATGAAGAACAACATATAAGAGAACATGAAAACACGAACGAAAACACGAACGAAGTCGACCAGATGGTGAATGGGAATGATCGATATTTACAATTAAATCCAACAATAACATCATCCTCAACTGTTTCATTGTCATCAACAACATCacaacaaagaagaaatcaagAGTTACTTACATTACCTCATGATCCATTAACTGAATCAGATGTAATAGATTGTTATCATGCATTAATACATCATTATAGGAAAACTTATTTAACATTCTTAAGAGGATTCCCTAATTTGAGATTCTTAATGTTAAATGATATTCCAATGGTCTCTATTGAAAAAGGTGAAAATAACGAAAAAATCTTGGAGCCTGTATTTTACCATGGAGATTTCAAAAGTAATTTATTTGGATGGTCtgataaatcaaataataataaaaataagaaaaaaaatttggcaaatacaaataatgCAAATACAAGAGCAAAGAAAGCAATTGTTagttaa
- the LOT6 gene encoding flavin-dependent quinone reductase, protein MSVVAKKIGVIMGSTRNPRACPLFTNFIIDIIKTTNPSAILDKKNKVSLEIVDLNDFALPMLNETIPPLLIKNSSNYDHSHTKKWSEKISTFDGFIIVSPQYNWGYPAVLKNAIDYLCHEWFEKPVMIVTYGGYGGNKCNEQLTQVLRDGLRMKVTDKTVMLKFPSREFALEVVSDKYMSKSFLSEGLFSEYKDDVVSAFDELVEKL, encoded by the coding sequence ATGTCAGTTGTTGCTAAGAAAATCGGTGTTATTATGGGTTCCACAAGGAATCCAAGAGCATGTCCATTATTTaccaatttcatcattgatATAATCAAAACCACTAATCCCAGTGCAATCTTagataaaaagaataaagtTTCATTAGAAATTGTcgatttgaatgattttgCATTACCGATGTTGAATGAAACCATACCAcctttattaattaaaaattcttcaaattatGATCATTCACATACAAAGAAATGGAgtgaaaaaatatcaacTTTTGATGggtttattattgtttcaCCACAATATAATTGGGGGTATCCAGctgttttgaaaaatgcCATTGATTATCTTTGTCATGAATGGTTTGAAAAACCTGTTATGATTGTTACTTATGGTGGATATGGTGGTAATAAATGTAATGAACAATTAACACAGGTATTAAGAGATGGTTTAAGGATGAAAGTTACTGATAAGACTGTTATGTTGAAATTCCCATCAAGAGAATTCGCTCTTGAAGTTGTTAGTGATAAATATATGAGCAAATCCTTTTTAAGTGAGGGATTGTTCAGCGAATATAAGGATGATGTCGTGAGTGCTTTCGATGAATTAGTTGAAAAACTGTGA
- the IDS2 gene encoding Ids2p (similar to Saccharomyces cerevisiae IDS2 (YJL146W); ancestral locus Anc_1.204), which translates to MEDSDQLNKDISGELAAALRKSWSEAVPIDRNNDEGRTPNSMAFPQNPLSVLHQQEDNSPTGTPINHSFSENIRSTLREQEQQIRPNILVDTSHISTAPDDTQDYQLFKHHYSIQEGQRDSVTDILQDLELEPPSMLQSTLQQEQQASTQIPPIQGHPTNMRRSSIQDVQWVRQLLNPRSSFSGISTNEPTTMNTNVVSPGPGMSTVTTTGTNIYTSKLITVTRKGWITILKDMTLESIKSILVLYRSLQLTNSNYPLYVLYDCSQGKHNYDVNKLKKLSNLIPIPISFQIVNKTWDQILLFLASYDECDVTGGGGLELGCYISPSCLIVENIDELLELQEIVDEIDNETCVLLANDEIDPELIIFRPNDDIKMCIKEFFTIYETDDNIDERERVKKFATLNDFDVLKELFVETWGHLTSDGYVIVLNENVKFTNENNEFNQKIFDFKTLKPWNMSYLHHSDIKNDDTMCGKWNQIWLDVLDNNQSII; encoded by the coding sequence atggaaGACTCTGATCAACtgaataaagatatttcaGGGGAATTAGCTGCTGCCTTAAGAAAATCATGGTCTGAAGCAGTTCCAATAGATAGGAATAACGATGAAGGGAGAACTCCAAATTCAATGGCATTTCCTCAGAATCCATTAAGTGTACTACATCAACAAGAAGACAATTCACCTACAGGTACTCCGATAAATCACAGTTTCTCTGAGAATATTAGGTCGACCCTTCGTGAACAAGAGCAACAGATAAGGCCTAACATACTCGTTGATACTTCTCATATATCTACTGCTCCGGATGATACGCaagattatcaattatttaaacATCATTATTCTATACAAGAGGGTCAAAGAGATTCAGTCACTGATATTTTACAAGATTTAGAATTAGAACCACCTTCAATGTTACAAAGTACCCTTCAACAGGAGCAACAAGCTTCGACGCAAATACCTCCTATACAAGGACATCCCACAAATATGAGAAGAAGTTCCATCCAAGATGTTCAATGGGTAAGACAATTATTAAATCCAAGAAGTTCATTCTCCGGTATTTCCACAAATGAACCTACTACTATGAATACAAATGTTGTATCACCTGGACCTGGGATGTCCACGGTAACTACGACAGgtacaaatatatatacgaGTAAACTTATAACTGTTACAAGGAAAGGTTGGATAACTATATTAAAAGATATGACATTAGAATCTATCAAATCAATTTTAGTACTTTACAGATCGTTACAATTGACAAACAGTAATTACCCACTTTATGTTCTTTATGATTGTAGTCAAGGTAAGCATAATTATGatgttaataaattgaaaaaattgtcCAATTTAATTCCTATACCAATTTCTTTCCAAATTGTAAACAAGACATGGgatcaaatattattatttttagcTTCGTATGATGAATGTGATGTTACTGGTGGTGGTGGGTTAGAATTGGGATGTTATATATCACCAAGTTGTTTAATTGTGGAAAATATTGAcgaattattagaattacaagaaattgttgatgagattgataatgaaactTGTGTGTTATTGgctaatgatgaaattgatccTGAATTAATTATCTTCAGaccaaatgatgatataaaGATGtgtattaaagaatttttcactatTTATGAAACcgatgataatattgatgaaagGGAACGTGTAAAGAAATTTGCCACattgaatgattttgatgttttgaaagaattatttgTCGAAACTTGGGGACATTTAACGTCTGATGGATATGTTATAGTActaaatgaaaatgttaaattcacaaatgaaaataatgagtttaatcaaaaaatatttgatttcaagACTTTAAAACCTTGGAATATGTCATATTTGCATCATAGTGATATTAAGAATGATGATACAATGTGCGGTAAGTGGAATCAAATTTGGTTAGACGTTTTAGATAACAATCAAtctataatataa
- the SMT1 gene encoding Smt1p (similar to Saccharomyces cerevisiae YJL147C; ancestral locus Anc_1.203) — MKRAFSQFSSVLLKKYENEDLRSTLKFLSQNSKKPILSNTIKSSSSSSLNLENNKRNKTTTKYSQSIDPAANKHVEIILNVLNSSLPDPKRNMNRVNTHYDILFNQLQELISKSIKGATNSSMKCNNNMDNIHKLNSEELFNKLVFLQYTNELQINDILQILLNKKFHHYKELLGIISIFPRSIKMEMTILLYYKTKLEEIKSTYGNDWLESFEVLHPSIKRIFWKCQNNYNSVMNTINNVELNSKDYIILYQSLYNDAFKLPDILTYNSANDKVLLTKNQKLFIQSLRIISMHQSKNKTNDKEWLIKIVKLSLETKLLQESMVPSELKTFSIYQYKFLRSLDITLQNYSRSLSNTASSNNSETIRAVEDLLKEINNEEQEIKTQMSLRYI; from the coding sequence ATGAAAAGGGCGTTCTCTCAATTCTCTTCAGTGTTACTAAAgaaatatgaaaatgaagatttacGCTCCACATTAAAGTTTCTATCTCAAAATAGTAAAAAGCCTATCCTCTCTAATACCATTaagtcatcatcatcgtcgtcTCTGAatcttgaaaataataagagGAACAAAACTACTACGAAATATAGCCAATCAATTGATCCAGCAGCTAATAAGCATGTTGAAATCATTTTAAACGTTTTGAATTCCTCATTACCTGATCCTAAACGGAATATGAATAGAGTTAACACACAttatgatattttattcaatcAATTACAAGAGTTAATCAGTAAATCTATTAAAGGTGCGACCAATTCATCAATGAAATGCAATAACAATATGGATAATATCCATAAATTGAATAGTGAagaattattcaataaattggTATTTTTACAATACACAAACGAACTACAGatcaatgatattttacaaattcttttgaataaaaaattccaTCATTATAAAGAGTTGTTGggaataatatcaatttttCCAAGGAGTATTAAAATGGAAATGACAATTCTATTGTACTATAAGACGAAACTGGAGGAAATTAAATCAACTTACGGAAATGATTGGCTTGAATCATTTGAAGTGTTACATCCGTCAATCAAGAGAATCTTTTGGAAATgtcaaaataattataactCAGTCATGAAcacaataaataatgttgaattgaattcaaagGATTATATTATCCTATATCAAAGTTTGTATAATGATGCTTTCAAACTCCCGGATATCTTAACATATAATTCAGCGAACGATAAGGTATTATTAActaaaaatcaaaaattattcatcCAAAGCCTGAGAATAATCTCAATGCATCAAAGTAAGAACAAAACGAATGACAAAGAATGGTTAATTAAGATTGTAAAGTTAAGTCTCGAGactaaattattacaagaatCGATGGTTCCATCTGAACTGAAAACgttttcaatatatcaatataaGTTCTTAAGATCGTTAGATATAACGTTACAAAACTATTCTCGTTCATTGAGTAATACAGCCTCTTCGAATAATAGTGAAACAATTCGAGCGGttgaagatttattgaagGAGATCAATAACGAAGAACAGGAAATAAAGACACAAATGTCATTAAGGTACAtttga